From Nicotiana tabacum cultivar K326 chromosome 20, ASM71507v2, whole genome shotgun sequence, one genomic window encodes:
- the LOC107815623 gene encoding uncharacterized protein LOC107815623, whose product MALAFTPLSWWLWSGKHQEPKISKGTCLNSSPDSGMLELDTLKFPRNIASSSGRVKRKWQSREERKIDREYDIVLVPSDGGCVSGSESDDSDWSIGWLEPHGPEFHSDENRDDSFAVLVPCYGRGRANMEDNAQDKFLQGIRNFKDIHASENKKYTEQWLSSLRYS is encoded by the exons ATGGCCTTGGCATTTACCCCTTTGTCATGGTGGCTTTGGAGTGGAAAGCATCAAGAACCAAAAATCTCGAAAGGGACTTGTTTAAATTCATCGCCTGATTCAGGGATGTTGGAATTGGATACTTTGAAGTTCCCTCGGAATATTGCCTCCTCATCTGGAAGGGTTAAGAGAAAATGGCAGAGTCGAGAGGAGCGCAAGATTGATAGGGAGTATGATATTGTTCTTGTGCCATCGGACGGTGGATGTGTATCAGGGTCCGAGTCTGATGATTCAGACTGGTCCATTGGATGGTTGGAGCCACATGGCCCGGAGTTCCACAGTGATGAAAATAGAGATGATAGTTTTGCTGTGCTTGTTCCTTGCTATGGACGTGGACGCGCAAACATGGAAGATAATGCACAAGACAAGTTTCTGCAGGGCATTCGAAACTTCAAGGATATACATGCTTCTG AGAATAAGAAGTATACGGAGCAGTGGCTCTCATCTTTGCGGTACAGCTGA
- the LOC107815624 gene encoding uncharacterized protein LOC107815624, producing MFEKSKKQKCFVTEEDISTLLQRYNATTVLGVLGEVAAQVAADDKIDWNALVKKSTTGITNAREYQMLWRHLAYRHGLLDKLDDAAQPLDDDSDLEYELEAFPTVSNEASAEAAACVKVLIASGVPNDTNMLNGSTVEAPLTINIPNVQTSRTGVDNSLHGTSIHGTNITVPVAVQKQPFSTVAAAEGLDTHGPACTNLPPRRKRKPWSETEDMELIAAVQKCGEGNWANILKGDFKGDRTASQLSQRWAIIRKRQGTMVGNGSQLSEAQLATRRAMSLALNMPMGDNLKAACPISVSVGQNSGARPSNCSHSVVADFASVGAQSQHQQDPLSSKPRIVPKKPLPKPNTSPDSMVKVAAVAAGARVATPSNGASLLKTVESKSAVQLPGGGPAVKSHVPVSTNGLPSNVHFIRTGLVSHSTVPSNASRPGTQQVLGHSLKRVSPAFQLSPAGTSSRPNASAAPNAPICAPVAELDDTKQKLLQKSQTTALSSAQSEKQVGVVGASGDKALPPQGQQEKLPASSNPLIEKVEDQTLSFSDEVK from the exons ATGTTCGAGAAATCGAAGAAACAAAAGTGTTTTGTGACTGAAGAAGATATATCCACTCTCTTACAAAG GTATAATGCAACAACAGTGCTGGGAGTGTTGGGTGAGGTGGCAGCACAAGTTGCAGCAGATGATAAAATCGACTGGAATGCATTGGTGAAGAAGTCTACAACTGGGATTACTAATGCAAGAGAATATCAAATGCTATGGCGCCATTTGGCTTATCGCCATGGTTTGCTTGATAAATTAGATGATGCTGCTCAACCTTTG GATGATGATAGTGATTTAGAATATGAGTTGGAAGCTTTCCCTACTGTAAGCAACGAAGCTTCAGCAGAAGCTGCAGCATGTGTGAAG GTACTAATTGCTTCTGGTGTTCCAAATGATACCAATATGTTAAATGGTTCAACTGTTGAGGCTCCATTGACTATAAATATACCAAATGTCCAAACTTCTAGAACTGGTGTGGATAATTCATTGCATGGTACTTCTATTCACGGGACAAATATTACAGTCCCAGTTGCAGTGCAAAAACAACCATTTTCAACTGTGGCTGCTGCTGAGGGATTGGATACCCATGGACCAGCTTGTACCAACTTGCCTCCTCGGCGAAAGCGTAAACCATGGTCAGAAACAGAAGACATGGAACTCATTGCTGCGGTCCAAAAATGCGGTGAAGGAAACTGGGCAAACATATTGAAAGGGGACTTTAAGGGAGATAGAACAGCTTCACAACTCTCTCAG AGGTGGGCCATTATTAGAAAACGACAGGGAACCATGGTCGGGAATGGCTCGCAGCTTTCAGAGGCTCAGCTGGCAACTCGTCGGGCAATGTCACTGGCTCTTAATATGCCTATGGGAGATAACTTAAAAGCTGCTTGTCCCATCAGCGTTAGCG TGGGGCAAAATTCAGGCGCTAGACCTAGTAACTGTTCACATTCTGTTGTTGCTGACTTTGCATCTGTTGGTGCACAATCCCAGCATCAGCAAGATCCATTGTCGTCAAAACCTCGGATAGTTCCAAAAAAGCCATTGCCAAAACCTAATACGAGCCCAGATTCAATGGTCAAAGTTGCTGCTGTGGCTGCAGGTGCCCGCGTTGCTACCCCTTCAAATGGTGCCTCATTGCTCAAGACAGTAGAGTCTAAATCTGCTGTCCAATTACCTGGAGGAGGTCCAGCAGTAAAATCTCATGTCCCAGTTAGTACAAATGGCTTGCCCAGTAATGTGCACTTTATTCGTACCGGCCTGGTGTCCCATTCCACAGTCCCATCAAATGCCTCACGGCCTGGAACTCAACAAGTGCTTGGCCACTCTTTGAAACGTGTATCACCGGCATTTCAACTTAGCCCAGCTGGTACTTCATCTAGACCAAATGCTTCAGCTGCACCTAATGCTCCAATATGTGCTCCAGTTGCTGAGCTTGACGATACTAAGCAAAAACTTCTACAAAAAAGTCAAACTACCGCTCTGTCTAGTGCACAAAGTGAGAAACAAGTAGGAGTTGTAGGTGCTTCTGGTGATAAAGCACTACCACCACAAGGCCAACAAGAGAAACTTCCTGCATCAAGCAACCCGTTGATAGAAAAAGTTGAAGATCAGACTTTATCATTCAGTGATGAAGTAAAGTAG